In the genome of Candidatus Nitrosotenuis sp. DW1, one region contains:
- a CDS encoding metallophosphoesterase family protein: protein MIFSHISDTHLGLIQYGLEERENDMYSAFNESVDISIKDHVDFVIFAGDIFHVPNPSGMAIIQMANALKRLKQSQIESFFVLGEHDISRIRSTPIPYVYHNLEYARYVGHGRPVIHKDVMIAGFDKIRKGEMPEYYDRFSQVDKAAKDHRGHKILVMHQGISEINKFAGEIGSADLPKNFTYYAMGHLHDHTLKQFSHLSGPVAYPGSTEMTTSEGIKESQKGFYEVDISGNEAVPNWIRLDTRPQMSQKTEFDHLERTVSEVLEKISKLSKKPIVEIKISGDSIESDIVQNQMARLAPHTLHYVWRLTQNNDGNSSVLLDRPASIDDELIRLAANCLGKSDLASFAIKDLLPLLSANRTDEAGQMIMERFEQFKGTK, encoded by the coding sequence ATGATATTTTCCCATATCTCTGACACTCACTTGGGCCTGATACAGTACGGCCTAGAAGAAAGGGAAAACGACATGTACAGTGCGTTTAACGAGTCAGTCGACATATCGATTAAGGACCATGTCGATTTTGTCATTTTTGCAGGCGACATATTCCACGTCCCAAACCCAAGCGGCATGGCAATAATACAGATGGCAAATGCGCTAAAGCGCCTAAAGCAAAGCCAGATAGAGTCGTTTTTTGTACTAGGCGAGCACGACATCAGCAGAATTCGCTCAACGCCTATCCCATACGTGTACCACAACTTGGAGTATGCCAGATATGTCGGGCACGGAAGGCCGGTAATCCACAAAGACGTCATGATTGCAGGATTTGACAAGATTCGCAAAGGCGAGATGCCAGAGTATTACGACAGGTTTTCCCAAGTAGACAAGGCTGCAAAAGATCACAGGGGCCACAAAATCCTCGTGATGCATCAGGGAATATCTGAGATAAACAAGTTTGCCGGCGAGATTGGCTCAGCTGATCTTCCAAAAAACTTTACCTACTATGCCATGGGGCACCTGCATGATCATACCCTAAAACAGTTTTCACATCTCTCAGGGCCCGTAGCGTATCCAGGATCAACTGAAATGACGACAAGTGAGGGAATAAAAGAGTCGCAAAAAGGGTTTTACGAGGTAGACATTTCAGGAAACGAGGCAGTTCCAAACTGGATAAGGCTTGACACTCGCCCGCAGATGTCACAAAAAACAGAATTTGACCACCTAGAGAGAACAGTCAGCGAGGTCTTGGAAAAAATTTCAAAACTTTCAAAAAAGCCAATAGTAGAGATAAAAATTTCAGGCGACAGCATAGAATCAGACATTGTTCAAAATCAGATGGCCCGCCTTGCACCGCACACGCTGCACTATGTTTGGAGGCTAACCCAGAACAATGATGGAAACTCATCAGTGCTTCTCGACAGGCCAGCAAGCATCGATGACGAATTAATCAGGCTTGCGGCAAACTGCCTTGGCAAGTCAGACTTGGCATCATTTGCAATAAAGGATCTTTTGCCGCTGCTATCGGCAAACAGAACTGATGAGGCAGGACAGATGATAATGGAAAGATTTGAGCAGTTCAAGGGGACAAAATGA